From Nicotiana tabacum cultivar K326 chromosome 22, ASM71507v2, whole genome shotgun sequence, one genomic window encodes:
- the LOC107784807 gene encoding cytochrome b561 and DOMON domain-containing protein At3g25290-like: MSSPPIPFPVFLVIASLLISPSLSQTCSSQKFTNNKVYTRCSDLPALKSFLHWTYNAENSTLDVAFVAPPDKPDGWIAWAINPKDTGMVGAQTLFAFKNSKGEMVVKAYDISSYTSIKESSKLWFDVKVSAAEFSGGLMRLFATLVLPEKGKTTLNHVWQVGPSVSNGFPAKHDFQPGNLNSKGTLDLLSGESKSGASGDSKVKRKNIHGILNAISWGILFPIGIIIARYLRTFESADPAWFYLHVSCQCSAYIIGVAGWATGLKLGSESKGITYNTHRNIGIALFSLATLQVFALLLRPKKDNKYRFYWNIYHHGVGYTMLVLSLINVFKGLDILDPATKWRSAYIGILVVLGAIALLLEVITWIVVLRRKSNKSTKPYDG; this comes from the exons ATGTCGTCGCCGCCCATTCCCTTCCCCGTTTTTCTCGTGATTGCTTCTTTACTAATCTCTCCTTCACTATCCCAAACATGTTCGTCACAGAAATTCACCAACAACAAGGTTTATACTCGTTGCAGCGATCTTCCGGCACTCAAATCGTTCCTCCATTGGACATACAATGCTGAAAACTCCACTCTTGATGTTGCCTTTGTTGCTCCGCCGGACAAACCCGACGGGTGGATTGCGTGGGCTATTAACCCAAAGGATACGGGCATGGTCGGGGCCCAAACTTTGTTTGCGTTTAAAAATTCCAAAGGCGAAATGGTGGTTAAGGCGTATGATATTTCGAGTTATACTTCGATTAAGGAGTCGTCAAAGTTGTGGTTCGATGTGAAAGTGTCCGCGGCGGAGTTCTCCGGCGGGTTGATGCGGTTGTTCGCGACGCTTGTGCTGCCGGAAAAGGGCAAAACGACGTTGAATCATGTGTGGCAGGTGGGACCCTCTGTTTCTAATGGCTTTCCAGCTAAGCATGATTTTCAGCCCGGTAATTTGAATTCTAAAGGAACCCTTGATTTATTGAGCGGTGAAAGCAAAAGCGGTGCTTCTGGCGATTCAAAGGTCAAGAGAAAAAAT ATCCATGGAATCCTTAATGCTATTAGTTGGGGTATTCTGTTTCCAATAGGGATCATCATAGCTAGGTACTTGAGAACTTTCGAGTCTGCAGATCCAGCTTGGTTttatcttcatgtttcttgccaGTGTTCTGCTTATATTATCGGGGTTGCTGGCTGGGCAACGGGTCTTAAGCTTGGAAGTGAATCAAAGGGTATCACATATAATACCCATCGTAATATTGGGATTGCACTCTTCTCTCTCGCAACATTGCAG GTTTTTGCCTTGTTACTGAGGCCCAAGAAGGACAATAAGTACAGATTTTACTGGAATATCTACCATCATGGAGTTGGCTATACAATGCTTGTCCTCAGCTTGATAAATGTGTTCAAAGGTCTTGACATACTAGATCCCGCAACTAAGTGGAGATCTGCATATATTGGTATACTAGTGGTGTTAGGAGCAATCGCCCTATTGTTGGAAGTGATTACCTGGATTGTTGTGTTAAGGAGGAAATCTAACAAATCCACCAAACCATATGATGGTTGA